The Mycolicibacterium flavescens genome has a segment encoding these proteins:
- the xerD_1 gene encoding site-specific recombinase XerD, translated as MLSGWRRQQKSRLLAEATIESRLAFVRRFAAFAETHPWDWTAGDVEDFTAALMSGNNRKAPSTIRGYHMTLRLFCDYLLDGRYGWISQCEQRFERIPSQVCHDFNTAAHLVEYEGKPARRPFTYDEVETLFAFLADRVDIIARSGRKGALAALRDAQMIKTAYAFGLRRRELCYLDVADLRPNPRMPAWGTFGAVHVRYAKSSRGSAPRRRTVLAVPEFDWVIDGLRQWVDQARPLLSPGSRQELWLTERRQRVATKQMDKRFAYLRAQAGLPQDLTLHCLRHSYVTHLIEFGYPERFVTEQVGHSYASTTAIYTSVSNDFKTKTLQAALRRVYGSATTEGSQDEH; from the coding sequence ATGCTGTCGGGGTGGCGACGCCAGCAGAAGTCCCGGCTGCTTGCCGAGGCCACGATCGAATCGCGATTGGCGTTCGTGCGACGGTTCGCTGCGTTCGCCGAGACGCATCCGTGGGATTGGACGGCCGGCGATGTCGAGGACTTCACGGCGGCTCTGATGTCGGGAAACAACCGCAAGGCGCCCTCGACAATTCGCGGCTACCACATGACGCTGCGGTTGTTTTGTGACTACCTACTCGATGGCCGTTATGGCTGGATCTCGCAGTGCGAGCAGCGGTTCGAAAGGATCCCGTCGCAGGTCTGCCATGACTTCAACACCGCGGCGCATCTGGTCGAATACGAGGGCAAGCCCGCCCGCCGGCCGTTCACCTACGACGAGGTGGAAACGTTGTTCGCGTTCCTTGCCGATCGAGTGGACATCATTGCGCGTTCGGGTCGCAAAGGCGCGTTGGCGGCGTTGCGCGACGCGCAGATGATCAAGACGGCCTACGCCTTCGGGTTACGCCGTCGAGAGCTGTGCTACCTCGACGTGGCCGACCTGCGTCCCAACCCGCGGATGCCGGCGTGGGGAACGTTCGGCGCCGTCCACGTCCGGTATGCCAAGTCCAGCCGCGGCAGCGCCCCTCGGCGTCGCACGGTGCTGGCCGTTCCCGAGTTCGACTGGGTGATCGACGGACTGCGCCAATGGGTCGATCAAGCCCGGCCGCTTCTGAGTCCCGGCAGCCGTCAAGAGTTGTGGCTGACTGAGCGTCGGCAGCGGGTGGCGACCAAGCAAATGGACAAGCGATTCGCCTACTTGCGGGCGCAGGCCGGTCTGCCTCAAGACCTCACCCTGCACTGCCTGCGGCACTCCTATGTGACCCACCTGATCGAGTTCGGTTACCCGGAACGGTTCGTTACCGAGCAGGTCGGACATTCTTACGCCTCGACCACCGCGATTTACACCTCGGTGTCCAACGACTTCAAGACCAAAACGTTGCAGGCGGCGCTGCGCCGCGTCTACGGATCCGCGACGACTGAAGGGAGCCAGGATGAGCACTAG
- a CDS encoding putative transcriptional regulator: protein MSTRTVLRWNLRRLMAENGMFATTDLVAPLHERGVEISRQMVHRIATKPPQRINLDLLAALCDILACTPNDLFELAQEQIREAPAVNDSGSGIGDLRPIRARIRRPGDNE, encoded by the coding sequence ATGAGCACTAGAACCGTCCTCCGGTGGAACCTGCGCCGCCTGATGGCCGAGAACGGCATGTTCGCCACCACCGACCTCGTCGCACCGCTGCACGAACGTGGCGTGGAGATCTCCCGACAGATGGTTCACCGGATCGCTACCAAGCCTCCACAGCGCATCAATCTCGACCTGCTGGCGGCGCTGTGCGACATCCTGGCGTGCACCCCCAACGATCTGTTCGAGCTCGCCCAAGAACAGATCCGCGAGGCACCCGCAGTCAACGACAGCGGGTCCGGGATCGGCGACCTGCGGCCGATCCGCGCCAGGATCCGCCGCCCCGGCGACAACGAGTGA
- a CDS encoding site-specific recombinase XerD: MRPLAWRRGETVVCASCAGVESIFGCRECGREDHPYGHNRCARCFLRERLSDLLADPTTGQIHRQLRPVFDELVNSERPQTGLWWLRKKPGIGPQLLGQMACGAVDISHDTFRTLPSDRAHDYLRSLLVAVGVLEPFDIRIERMLPWIEDIVAELPAEDAALIRRFAHWQVLRGMRKAAREDRLTKSMADACRRRIRVAIEFVGFLARHDASAATATQDLLERYQEHVGRMLNHEYAFIVWLRQSRTNTKLRVPDVPQSPPSVTVSDTQRWAAVERLLHDTTVRRYTRIAGLLTLLFAQPLSRIVAMRTSQVAITDDRAVHVTFSKIPVQMPPLLDDLIREHLEHRGKSLYASRGTGWLFRGGNPAAHLATENIRSQLVAIGIKPYENRKATLFHLSGDMPAPVLAELLGLTDKNAADWARLAARDWTAYIAERAR; this comes from the coding sequence GTGCGGCCGCTGGCATGGCGACGCGGCGAGACGGTGGTGTGCGCGTCATGTGCCGGTGTCGAGTCGATCTTCGGGTGCCGCGAATGCGGGCGCGAAGACCATCCCTACGGGCACAATCGGTGCGCGCGATGCTTCCTGCGTGAACGCCTCAGCGACTTGCTCGCCGACCCGACGACCGGCCAGATTCACCGCCAATTGCGGCCGGTCTTCGACGAGCTGGTGAACTCCGAACGCCCACAAACAGGGCTGTGGTGGCTGCGCAAGAAACCTGGCATCGGCCCCCAACTTCTCGGGCAGATGGCTTGCGGCGCGGTCGACATCAGCCACGACACCTTCCGCACCCTGCCCTCGGATCGTGCCCACGACTACCTTCGCAGTCTTCTCGTCGCGGTCGGTGTCCTGGAACCGTTCGACATCCGCATCGAACGGATGCTGCCCTGGATCGAAGACATCGTCGCCGAACTGCCCGCCGAGGACGCCGCCTTGATTCGCCGATTCGCGCACTGGCAGGTGCTGCGAGGAATGCGCAAGGCCGCCCGTGAAGACCGGTTGACCAAGTCGATGGCCGATGCGTGTCGACGGCGCATCCGCGTCGCGATCGAGTTCGTGGGCTTCCTCGCCCGCCATGACGCCAGTGCGGCGACCGCGACCCAGGATCTGTTGGAGCGCTACCAAGAACACGTCGGCAGGATGCTGAACCATGAGTACGCCTTCATCGTCTGGCTACGCCAATCCCGCACCAACACCAAACTCCGAGTCCCCGACGTCCCGCAGTCACCGCCCTCAGTAACCGTCTCCGATACGCAGCGGTGGGCGGCCGTAGAGCGTCTGCTGCACGACACGACCGTGCGCCGTTATACACGAATTGCGGGCCTGCTCACATTGCTGTTCGCACAGCCGCTTTCACGCATCGTCGCCATGCGCACCAGTCAGGTCGCGATCACCGACGACCGGGCCGTGCACGTCACCTTCAGCAAGATTCCAGTCCAGATGCCGCCGCTCCTCGACGACCTCATCCGTGAGCACCTCGAGCACCGCGGCAAAAGCCTCTACGCCTCACGCGGAACCGGCTGGCTGTTCCGCGGCGGCAACCCTGCAGCGCACCTCGCCACCGAGAACATCCGCTCCCAGCTCGTCGCCATCGGGATCAAGCCCTACGAGAACCGCAAAGCGACCCTCTTCCACCTCTCCGGCGACATGCCCGCACCAGTCCTGGCCGAACTGCTCGGGCTCACCGACAAAAACGCCGCCGACTGGGCCAGACTTGCTGCCCGCGACTGGACCGCCTACATCGCCGAAAGAGCCCGCTGA
- a CDS encoding TIGR02391 family protein produces the protein MGDNDDLKLNPRFLRRAAEQVRDFERAFSALLELCQFTAGLRAMAGPDLPDEVLAGYASLPAVTPRSDVSDDEWVAAKGRCSRTAGRIAHLPDITGVRISRPGFGGPVNPFEMWITVTQPHSLVQPDDILAASEHTIGILESMVDRVDVTGDISIEDMHPLVWGAARGQWRIELYREAVSSAVGAVIDHVRQLTGRTDLDDKDVFTQAFSQSPPKAGAPRLRWLGGNQDQTVISMNRGLLSFSTGVHAAIRNPTTHDRTQLSAQEAAERLAALSLLATWVEKCRLDSVDATQ, from the coding sequence GATCTGAAGTTGAATCCACGGTTCCTGCGGCGAGCAGCGGAACAGGTGCGCGACTTTGAGCGGGCGTTCAGCGCCCTGCTCGAGCTGTGTCAGTTCACCGCTGGGCTTCGGGCGATGGCTGGTCCCGACCTGCCTGACGAGGTACTTGCCGGCTACGCCAGTCTGCCCGCCGTGACACCGAGATCTGATGTGTCAGACGACGAATGGGTGGCGGCGAAGGGCCGCTGCTCACGGACAGCTGGCCGTATTGCGCATCTTCCCGACATCACCGGTGTGCGGATATCCCGCCCGGGATTCGGCGGTCCGGTTAACCCGTTCGAGATGTGGATAACTGTCACCCAGCCGCACTCGCTCGTACAGCCGGACGACATCCTCGCCGCGTCCGAACACACCATCGGCATCCTTGAATCGATGGTCGACCGTGTCGATGTCACCGGCGACATCAGCATCGAGGATATGCACCCTTTGGTCTGGGGCGCGGCTCGAGGCCAATGGCGCATCGAGTTGTACCGCGAAGCGGTGTCATCCGCCGTGGGCGCTGTCATCGACCACGTCCGCCAGCTCACCGGAAGGACTGACCTCGACGACAAGGACGTTTTCACGCAGGCCTTCTCGCAGAGTCCACCCAAGGCTGGTGCTCCGCGATTGCGCTGGCTCGGAGGTAATCAAGACCAGACCGTCATATCGATGAACCGCGGCTTGTTGAGTTTCTCGACGGGCGTCCATGCTGCGATCCGAAACCCAACCACCCACGACCGGACGCAGCTATCGGCGCAGGAGGCCGCCGAGAGGCTCGCCGCTTTAAGCCTTCTGGCGACTTGGGTGGAGAAGTGCAGGCTCGACAGCGTCGACGCCACGCAGTGA